AAGTTTTTCAATTACATGGGCATTGAAAGGAGGAACATAGCCTTCAAGAATTTTCGAGCCGCAGCTGTTTGGCAGCCCGACGACGGAGATGTTGTCCTTTATCGCGATAGGTACGCCTGCAAGGGGTCCCTCGTGCCCTTCGGCATCGATTTTTTTTGCCTGCTCAAGGGCTTTATCGGAAACCGTTACATAACCGTTGGTTTTGCTCTTTCCGATAACTTCAAGGTATCTGGCTGTTACTTCTTCGGCTGAGCTTTCTTTGATTTTCTCTTTAACCTGTGCAACACTCATCCATTTTGCCATCAAAACATCTCCTCAGCCGATTTTCGGGACCCTGAAAGCCCCGTCCTGCTTGTGCTCGGTGTTTGCAAGAACAACTTCCTGCGGGAGGCATTCTTCCGCCACATCTTCCCTGAATACATTATAGACCTCAGCAACGTGGTATGTAGGAGCAACATCTTCAGTAGGCAGTTCATCAAGCTGCCCGAAGTACTCCAGAACTGAGTTAAGTTTTTCCATATACTCGACTGTTTCCTGCTCATTTATCTCAATACGGGCAAGCCAGCCGATGTGTTCTACATCTTCTTTTGTGATCATGAAAATTCCTCAAAAACAGAATGATTCTGAATAGAATGCCGTTGGTAATGCATGTTGGTAATGCATAATAGAAACAGTTTATGAAATAAATATATATTCTTCCTATTCTCAAAGATCAGGATAAGCCGAAAGAGTTTTCAACACTATTTAACGCAATATTTTCTTGAATATGAATGCATTATTGAAGTTTTTTAACAAATGCGAGGAGAATATATCTTTTCAATAACTTCCAAGCCCTGATATCCTTCTGGCAGAATTTTATTTTACGTTTTTCCCTGTCCGTTTTTATAACTGTATCCTGGTCACGGATAATCGGTATTTTTTAGGAACGAGATGTATAAATAATCATTAATTTATATTCTAATTGTTTTATATTAATTTATTAATGAAACGGGGAAGGGTCAGATCAGAAGCGGGGTGGTAAATTGATAGTAAATAGAGTAGAGGTAGATCAATTCAATGAAACTCTTCAAAAAGCAAGAGATGATTCTTCAAAAACTAAAAAGGTAATTGAGTTTGAAGGAAATTGGGAAATTGGCAAGATGGGACCTCAATTTTCAGCAAATATAAATATCGAAAGCGGTGGAGAGTTCTTGATTCAATCTGATGAGCCCATGTCTTTAGGAGGTGGAGGAACTGCTCCCAATCCCGTGCAATATGCCCTTTATGGAATAGCAGCCTGTTTTGCAGCTACTTTCGCCAAATGGACTGCAATGGAGGGTATAGTGCTCAACCAGTTTAAGATAAAGGTCAGGGCTGACATGAATTTAGGCGTAAGTTTTGGAATTTATCAGGAACCTGCAGCCCCTATTTATGAACGTATTAAGTTCGATATTATAGTCGATTCGGAAATGAGCCCGGAAGAAATCGAAAAGTTTAAAGAGATCACGAAACAGCGTTGCCCATGCTATTATTGTTTGACAACGTCAATCATTCCAGAAATCATATTTACAAGGGTTGATCGGGAACTTTAATCCAGGGGGTTATTATATTTTTCTTGTAGTTGCGATGTAATCGCAACAGCCCGCTGTCCTTTTCATCCACTTCGCTCGTTAAAGAGGACTATTTTATGGGTACAAACTTCCATCTTCTGCCTAAAAAAAATCAGAAAGATGAGCAAGCCAAAGATATAAAGCTGCTTGCTCAGTGAATGACTTTTGAATTTTTATGCTTTCTGTCTCATGTGCAGTGCGTACATCTGTACCACCCGAATTGCGCCTCGGAAGTACGCAGTCCTTTTCGCTTCGCTCAAGAGGACTAATTTAAGTTATAGAATGAATCTGAGCTCAAGAGGAATATTCTTACATTTTTGAATTTTATGCTTTTTGTCTCATGTGCAGTGCGTACATCTGTACCTTTTTCATCTTGGCCAGGTTGAGGACTCTTTCCAGTTCGTCGTCCGTAAGTTGTCGGGCTTCGATGTAACCGTTGTCTACAGCTTCGTTGAAGATTTCATAGCCTATGGCTGAACGGGCAAGAACTGTGGTGTAGCCTTTGGGGCTGCCAACTCCTCCAAAGGAGATGTCTGAGTTTTCGGCGGTCAGGTCTGTGCAGAAACGGCAGGAGGAGCTTCTATATTCGTCAAAGTCACTGAGTTCGAAGACGTGTTCTTTTCCGTCTTTCAGGGTAACTTCGAATTTTCCTTTTCGGATTTTCATGGCATCTACATTATCTAATGTGATACCGTAGCTTTCCAGCACTGCTTTGATTCCTTCATAGGAAAAAGTGTCCATACAGAAGAGCCCCAGTTTGAGAACTTTTGCTCTCATGAAGAGGTGCAGAAAACCGTAAGAACTTCTTTGCATTTTTGTTACGGCATCGATATTGCAACTTGTCCCTACAAATGCAACGCTGTTCATTCCCTGTTTGACTGCACTCATAAGGGCTTCGAGTGTCATTGAGTGAGAGTAAATACTGCCGCTACTCTTCAGGATTTCCTCCCTGGTTCTTGCAACTATGGGTATTGGTTTCCAGGGTTCTTCTTCTGAACGGATTGTAACCACAGCGCAGTCAATAAGTCCCTCATCCAGAGCATAGAGAAGAAGAGAAGTCACAACTCCTCCGTCCTGGCCCTGTATTTCCGGTATGGCAGATTTTGCAGCATAGGCATATCTGAAGCTACCTATCAGTCCTTCTTCTGTGGTGATGGTTCTTGGGCACTGGTAGTAACAGACTCCGCAGGCTTTACAGGGGCCTACCAATTCAGGTTTTCCATCTTTGATGGTTATGTATTCGCAACTTGCTGCACAGGCTCCGCAAAGAGTGCAGATGCCCGGCTTTATGATATCACGCTTTAGTTTTCCAAAAGAAATCTTCTCTTTTTCGCTCAGGCTGCGCTTGAGCCGAATAACGCTTTTTTCAAGTGTATCGAACTTGTGCTTGCATTCAGTACTGCAGAAATAGTAATGTTTTCCCCCGTAATCCGAAAAGTATTCAGTATTGTCAGATATAATTTTCTTGCAAATAGGATCTAGTGGCATTAAAGTCCTCCGATGATCATTCATCCCAAATTTCAGGACATTTCATATGCGCAATTCCTGAGAAAAATCTATATTGGTTCATCAACCTATAATTATTATATTTTATAAGTATATATTAATCATCGCATATTATTATAATTATGCTCTTTATAATTTATGTTCTTTATAATTACGTACTATAATTTATTCTTATGGGGCGAATAATTTCAGGTTTGATCGAAAATATGAATCGGAGTAGAAATATCTGTTACAAAAATTATGCTGAAGGATGAACGGAGAAAATGAGTTAAAGATGGCTATCGCAATAACAGTGAGTAATATAATTGTGGGTTACGATAAGTAAACATAGAATAGTTTTTAGATGGTAAAAACAGATGTGAACACAATAATCAGGATAGATAGACACAGTACGTAAAGATTTATGACCACTGGTAAGCCGTGAATAAATCAACTATAACAATTAGTGAAAATGAACTGACAATTTGATGCATTTTAGCAAAGGTTATTATAGGCTTTGATTAATACCTTCTTCAAACTTCAGATAAATTGTGTTCTTGTCACGTATGTTTATTGAGTCCTGGAGATAGATCTTCCAAATAGTCCGATATTCAAAATCCGGTTTTTAATTGTTATCATCTCTAAAATGAACTTCATACTTATATTCTATAACATAAACTCAATTAATTCTGTGTCTGCAGATTCAATCGTATAAGATATTAATTCGATCTAATCTATGTATGTAATCTATGTATAGATCCTCAGGAAGGGACAAAAATGGCTCTGAAACCCAGAATTGCAGAATCTCCTCAGGTTCGTTTGATTGACCTCAAGTCAAAACCGTTCTTTATTGTAGCTTCAGTAGAAGTAGGTAATACCACAACCAAAAGTATCCTTACAGCCACAAATATGGATACTGGCAGGACGCACATCATAAACAAGGTTGTGCGCATGACAAGGGACGTCCGTCCTCCAAAACCCGGAGAAGTCGTGTTCGGAAAGACACTTACGGGTGTGGAACTGACACGCGAGTCCGTTGCAGAACTGGTTAAAAGCACACTTACCGAATCCATGGAGAAAGCCAGCCTGGATATCAAAACCGACCTGAATTTCGTGGTACGTTCCACAGGTGTAGTTGCAGGCTTTGATTCCCCTGAAGAAGTCGGCGAATTTATCAAAGCCTTGGCAGACGGATGTCTGATGGCAGGAGTCCCTCCTAAAAATATGACCCCTCCAATGTCTATCTCCAACATTTCTAAAAAACTCCAGAAATACAGCAAACTGGAAAAGGTGATTTTTGATGGGGCTGTAGCTGGCGTTGTGCCTCCGATCGGCTCTACAGGTGTTGAAATTGTTGCAAACGAAATGGAGGGAGAGCTTGCAACAGCAGGAATAAAGGAAGCGGCTAAACTGACGGATGTTGATTTCAGGAATCCCTGCATTTCAATTGATTTCGGGACTACCCTTGACGGCAGGATCACAAGCCCAGACCAACCATATGCAAAAACAATTGGAAACTTCTGCGGATACGCAGGTGCAATTCCTGACGCTATTATTAGGGGCTCGAAGATTGTTGATTCGAAAGTAGGAACTGCTCTGGAAGTTTTTGAAAAACAGAAACCGCCTTCTTTCATCACTCTGAAGATGAAAGCTAAAGCCATAGAAGATTATTCAAGGCGCATTCATGAGCTCATTATCATTGAAAAAGTCCCTGGAGACCGAAAGAGATACGGGAGCGTTCCTGTCAGGCCGGATGCGGCTGAAGAGATAGGTGTAACACTTATAGGCTGCGATGTGGGAGAGAACGGCTCAAATATGGGAAAACTGAGTGCAATAGGCATGGAGATTTGCAAAAGCCATGGATTACCTATTGTTTATGCTGTGATTGATGAGGTAATGGCAGGAGTGGTTTGCAGGCTTATAGAGGTTGCAAAGAAAGAAGGTCTCATTTTTGAAGACAGCACTTTCGGAATCACAGGCAGAGCAGGAATTACCGGGAACAAACCTAAGCTGATTTTGAGCTGCCTGGAGAAAATGAATCTTGCCCCTAAAATCGATGAGAGAGTGGTCTTTGTAGACGATGGGCTTGCCAGAGGTGCAGCTGTTATGGCCCGTTGTATGAACTCTTTGGGTTCACCGCAAAATCCGCTTGGCGGCAGGCACGGTGGAAAATGTATTCTTGCACAGCGGATGAAAATGCAGGAAAAATGAAGGTAGAAATGGATGGTAGTCTGTAATAAACTACCATTTTTCTATAATAAAGAAAGAGTGTTAAAATAAAGGTATTGAAATAAAGGTATTGAAATAAAGGTATTGGAAACTTGAGAAAAAAGTTGTGTAAAGTAAAGGCAGGATAAATTAGCCTCCTGCCCCTCCTCCTCCGGCTTTTCCAAGGTCGAAAGCCTGCATTGTTTCTCTTTCTTTCCTGAACCTTTCTTCCAGTTCTTCGGCAGTAAATTCTCTTTCTTCTTTCTTTTCCGTGGGTTTGAGATCTGTATATTCCAGAGTTTCTTCTTTATACCAGAGATCTGTACTCTCGAGCAGGGCCCAGACTTTTCCCTGTTCATCCTTTTTGATCTCGGTCACACGACTTACAGTATCGCTATTTACGTATTTGACAGCATCTCCCACTTTGATAGTCTTCTTGTTCCGCCCTATCGCTGTGATTTCCTCAGCATCAGCCATGCTTTCACCTCGAGGGCTTCCAGGACGCTGGCATTTTAGGCCCTGCAAGTCCACTCCTTCTTTAATAACTGCTTATAGGTTATTCAGGCCCTTTAATAAAGTTTGTGTGGTTTTACCTTTAAAGTCTCTAAAAAGTCCTGATAGACTTAATATGGATTTTAGACTCAATAGAGACTTCACTGTTTAAGAAATAGAAAGAAAGTTTAAAGTTTATTATTTTCTCAGTAACTGACTGCTTTTTTGTCATCAGTCACTTCTTTTTTTTTAACTACATTTTTACTGACTAATTTCTTTCCTGAGATCTCCCATGAGGGCTACCCTTTCGGCAAATGCATTGTGTCTGTGTATGCTTTCCTCATTGATTTGCTTGATAGTAATTACAGCATTATCGGGAAGGTTCGGGAATTCTTTTACTACATTATCTGCCATTGCTCTTACACAGTCTTCCACAAACTTCGGGTTCTTGTGTGCAGTTTCGACAACAACCTTCTCGTCTGAGCGTTTCAGGACTTCATACACGCTTGAACTCATGGAACGCTCAATAATCTTGATTATGCTTTCCAGGGAAACATCAAAATCGTGAGCTACTTTGATTGAGATAATGCCTCTTCCGCGCTGGTTATGGGTAGCCATCGGGACTCTTTCCAGGAATTTTATTATTGTATCTCTGTCAACCCCAAGGTCGGCAAGTTCATTTGCGGCTTTATCTCTCATAATTTCCTGAGCGCAGGGGCAGGCAGTCATTCCCACAACTTCAGCTCCTATCAGCTTTTTCACATCAAAGTAATCTCTATCGCCATTGCCCCTTACAGCTGAAGCTTCGGCAAAGATATTAACTACTTCCTGACACTTGATCCCTGTGGAAGGAGAGGCTCGCCTTATCATATATTCGCTTTTCATCCTGACTTCAGCCTGATTTGCATATTCATGGCGGCCGAGAAGGTTATGTGCAATATCGCTGCATAATTGTTCTATTTCATACACCGGTGTGCTGAGGACCTTTTCCAGAACTTCGTCTACGGCTTCAAAGTTCCTCGAAAGGTTTGCTCCCTTACGGTCTGAAGGCAGGTCAACAAAGACATCAAAAGTTGAAATCAATACTATTGGACGCTTGTCTTTACGTTTGATTTCAACCAGCTTTTTCATATTTGTTACCCCAACGCGGGTGAGGTTAATAGCTATGCTTGGTTTGCTGGCCTGGACATCCGGGAGATTGAAAGTGCAGTGTTCCATATTTAACCAGATCCGTGAAAAGATGAGTGTGTGCTTGATTTGTTGAGTAAATACTTAGCAAATACATAGTTCTATTATATGCATTTGGAAAAATATAGTGACCATAAGAAGTTATAGCATGTAAAGTTTGTGCTTTCCGGCTCTTTTCCAAAAGTACAATAGAATATATTTTAAAAGAGTATCTAAAAACCCTTTCCTGAATACTATTTTGAGTTACATTTTCAACAAGAAATAAATATTTAAATATTTCCCATTTTGATGACAATTTTGAAAAATTTAGTTTATATACCTGTGCAAATTAAAGGCAATTTTCGATAAACCAATAACTATAGGCAACATCCGAAGAAAGATTTTATATACTTTAAAAATTAATCAGTGTCTAGCAATACAATTTGCGAGGTGACCTTTATG
The genomic region above belongs to Methanosarcina horonobensis HB-1 = JCM 15518 and contains:
- the gatC gene encoding Asp-tRNA(Asn)/Glu-tRNA(Gln) amidotransferase subunit GatC; amino-acid sequence: MITKEDVEHIGWLARIEINEQETVEYMEKLNSVLEYFGQLDELPTEDVAPTYHVAEVYNVFREDVAEECLPQEVVLANTEHKQDGAFRVPKIG
- a CDS encoding OsmC family protein, translating into MIVNRVEVDQFNETLQKARDDSSKTKKVIEFEGNWEIGKMGPQFSANINIESGGEFLIQSDEPMSLGGGGTAPNPVQYALYGIAACFAATFAKWTAMEGIVLNQFKIKVRADMNLGVSFGIYQEPAAPIYERIKFDIIVDSEMSPEEIEKFKEITKQRCPCYYCLTTSIIPEIIFTRVDREL
- a CDS encoding Coenzyme F420 hydrogenase/dehydrogenase, beta subunit C-terminal domain; this encodes MPLDPICKKIISDNTEYFSDYGGKHYYFCSTECKHKFDTLEKSVIRLKRSLSEKEKISFGKLKRDIIKPGICTLCGACAASCEYITIKDGKPELVGPCKACGVCYYQCPRTITTEEGLIGSFRYAYAAKSAIPEIQGQDGGVVTSLLLYALDEGLIDCAVVTIRSEEEPWKPIPIVARTREEILKSSGSIYSHSMTLEALMSAVKQGMNSVAFVGTSCNIDAVTKMQRSSYGFLHLFMRAKVLKLGLFCMDTFSYEGIKAVLESYGITLDNVDAMKIRKGKFEVTLKDGKEHVFELSDFDEYRSSSCRFCTDLTAENSDISFGGVGSPKGYTTVLARSAIGYEIFNEAVDNGYIEARQLTDDELERVLNLAKMKKVQMYALHMRQKA
- a CDS encoding methanogenesis marker 14 protein, yielding MALKPRIAESPQVRLIDLKSKPFFIVASVEVGNTTTKSILTATNMDTGRTHIINKVVRMTRDVRPPKPGEVVFGKTLTGVELTRESVAELVKSTLTESMEKASLDIKTDLNFVVRSTGVVAGFDSPEEVGEFIKALADGCLMAGVPPKNMTPPMSISNISKKLQKYSKLEKVIFDGAVAGVVPPIGSTGVEIVANEMEGELATAGIKEAAKLTDVDFRNPCISIDFGTTLDGRITSPDQPYAKTIGNFCGYAGAIPDAIIRGSKIVDSKVGTALEVFEKQKPPSFITLKMKAKAIEDYSRRIHELIIIEKVPGDRKRYGSVPVRPDAAEEIGVTLIGCDVGENGSNMGKLSAIGMEICKSHGLPIVYAVIDEVMAGVVCRLIEVAKKEGLIFEDSTFGITGRAGITGNKPKLILSCLEKMNLAPKIDERVVFVDDGLARGAAVMARCMNSLGSPQNPLGGRHGGKCILAQRMKMQEK
- a CDS encoding DUF2098 domain-containing protein, whose translation is MADAEEITAIGRNKKTIKVGDAVKYVNSDTVSRVTEIKKDEQGKVWALLESTDLWYKEETLEYTDLKPTEKKEEREFTAEELEERFRKERETMQAFDLGKAGGGGAGG
- the mptA gene encoding GTP cyclohydrolase MptA, with translation MEHCTFNLPDVQASKPSIAINLTRVGVTNMKKLVEIKRKDKRPIVLISTFDVFVDLPSDRKGANLSRNFEAVDEVLEKVLSTPVYEIEQLCSDIAHNLLGRHEYANQAEVRMKSEYMIRRASPSTGIKCQEVVNIFAEASAVRGNGDRDYFDVKKLIGAEVVGMTACPCAQEIMRDKAANELADLGVDRDTIIKFLERVPMATHNQRGRGIISIKVAHDFDVSLESIIKIIERSMSSSVYEVLKRSDEKVVVETAHKNPKFVEDCVRAMADNVVKEFPNLPDNAVITIKQINEESIHRHNAFAERVALMGDLRKEISQ